Proteins found in one Quercus robur chromosome 2, dhQueRobu3.1, whole genome shotgun sequence genomic segment:
- the LOC126716061 gene encoding uncharacterized protein LOC126716061, with protein MKVQTFNEGDLAAEMDLLPRMPYFQRLYMCLEACKRGFLAACRPIIGLDACHLKTKLGGHLIAAVARDPNEKHFPLAIAVVEAETKDSWTWFLNLLLADIGEARRWTFISVQQKGLVQTFADNWPQYEHRICCRHLYNNLRKNHPGVLIREFFWKAAKATYLQEYERVMNELKEIDEGAYNWLQDHSTTIWSRHMFRGDAMSDTILNNMCESFNSRILKFRRKRIISMLEDIRLYLMGRFQLNKETILKFESELCTKVKKRLYKEKLGSGKWLACWAGHTKFEVKNGVNSFIVDLAEYKCSCRKWEITGIPCCHAISCIFFNREDAEKYVNDYYKVNAYKACYEPMIEPINGQNMWQSNGLPFVQPPIKRRPPGRPKKSRVKEPDEPTRHTKLRRVGVPKKCKACGRLGHNKRSCKGEVGGNSSLPGATKRPKRKRTNTKNGHEGGPSGGSPTIEPNQTSAPPTTSEAEFPCAPANSRQVLPLPLQLETVVGVQQSQKKKQSLMRL; from the exons ATGAAGGTACAAACCTTCAATGAAGGTGATTTAGCAGCTGAGATGGATTTGCTGCCTAGGATGCCTTATTTCCAAAGGTTGTATATGTGTCTAGAAGCTTGTAAGAGGGGATTCTTGGCTGCATGCAGGCCAATTATTGGTTTGGATGCTTGCCATTTGAAGACCAAGTTAGGTGGACACTTGATTGCTGCAGTTGCTAGAGATCCCAATGAAAAACATTTCCCTCTAGCAATTGCAGTTGTAGAAGCTGAAACCAAGGATTCATGGACTTGGTTTCTAAATTTGTTGCTTGCAGACATAGGTGAAGCCAGGAGGTGGACATTCATATCAGTCCAGCAAAAG GGATTGGTGCAAACATTTGCTGACAATTGGCCACAATATGAACATAGGATTTGTTGTAGACATTTGTACAATAACTTGAGGAAGAATCACCCTGGTGTTCTTATTAGGGAGTTTTTCTGGAAAGCTGCAAAAGCAACATATCTCCAAGAATATGAGAGGGTCATGAATGAACTAAAAGAAATTGATGAAGGGGCATACAACTGGTTGCAAGACCATTCAACAACAATCTGGTCTAGACATATGTTTCGTGGGGATGCAATGAGTGATACGATACTGAACAATATGTGTGAGAGTTTCAATAGCAGGATCTTGAAATTTAGAAGGAAGCGCATAATTAGCATG CTTGAGGACATTAGATTGTATTTAATGGGACGATTTCAACTAAACAAGGAAACAATCTTGAAATTTGAGTCGGAGTTGTGTACTAAGGTTAAGAAGAGATTGTACAAGGAGAAGCTTGGAAGTGGCAAGTGGCTAGCTTGTTGGGCTGGTCATACCAAGTTTGAGGTCAAAAATGGGGTTAATAGCTTCATTGTGGACTTGGCTGAATACAAGTGCAGTTGTAGGAAATGGGAGATCACTGGTATACCTTGCTGCCATGCcatttcatgtatttttttcaaTAGAGAAGATGCTGAAAAATATGTAAATGACTACTACAAAGTCAATGCCTATAAGGCATGCTATGAGCCAATGATAGAGCCAATCAATGGGCAGAACATGTGGCAATCAAATGGACTTCCTTTTGTGCAACCTCCCATTAAACGTAGACCACCTGGCAGGCCTAAAAAAAGTAGAGTAAAGGAACCTGATGAACCAACCCGCCATACCAAGCTTAGAAGAGTAGGAGTCCCTAAGAAGTGTAAGGCATGTGGGAGGTTAGGCCATAACAAAAGAAGTTGCAAAGGGGAGGTTGGAGGAAATTCTTCACTTCCAGGAGCTACCAAAAggccaaaaaggaaaagaaccaACACCAAGAAC GGGCATGAGGGTGGTCCAAGTGGTGGATCTCCCACTATTGAACCAAATCAGACAAGTGCACCACCTACCACCAGTGAAGCAGAATTCCCTTGTGCACCAGCCAATTCCAGACAAGTGCTACCACTTCCACTCCAACTAGAAACAGTTGTAGGGGTTCaacaaagtcaaaaaaaaaaacaatcactgATGAGACTCTAA